The Lucilia cuprina isolate Lc7/37 chromosome 5, ASM2204524v1, whole genome shotgun sequence genome includes a window with the following:
- the LOC111690712 gene encoding transmembrane emp24 domain-containing protein B: MHISTWQTNSLCAIILIIFLKIVATQIVSQEVPKPWYENLPAVAMDYKVHIDAGKEDCYHQYVQPGATFYVSFSVVRGGDGMAGFAVRNPAGQIVKPYQWQATADYTDQVSPGGYYSVCIDNQFSRFAGKLVNIYITVVKYDAWDKYAKEIEELQLNMENFTTTIGTVERNINDMLAYQYHSRNREARDYALVIDNNSYIQTFSICQIVVIIITCSVQVFFVRKLFSVKEGSRSRI, from the exons ATGCATATTTCTACGTGGCAAACAAATTCCCTTTgcgcaattattttaataatatttttaaaaattgtagcaACACAAATCGTTTCACAAGAAGTGCCCAAACCATGGTATGAAAATCTACCGGCTGTGGCCATGGACTACAAG GTCCACATAGATGCCGGAAAAGAAGATTGCTATCATCAATATGTACAGCCCGGAGCAACATTTTATGTTTCCTTTAGT GTTGTTCGTGGTGGTGATGGTATGGCTGGTTTTGCCGTTCGTAATCCAGCCGGTCAAATTGTAAAGCCCTATCAGTGGCAAGCTACTGCTGACTACACCGATCAAGTATCTCCTGGTGGTTACTATTCTGTGTGCATCGATAATCAATTTTCACGTTTTGCTGGCAAACTTGTGAATATTTATATTACGGTGGTCAAATATGATGCCTGGGATAAGTACGCCAAAGAAATTGAAGAATTGCAACTTAATATGGAAAACTTTACA ACCACCATTGGCACCGTAGAACGTAACATCAACGATATGTTGGCCTATCAATATCACAGTAGAAATCGTGAGGCACGTGATTATGCCCTAGTAATTGATAATAATTCATACATACAGACATTTTCGATTTGtcaaattgttgttattattattacctGTTCTGTCCaa GTGTTCTTTGTTCGTAAATTGTTTAGTGTAAAGGAAGGTTCCCGCAGCCGTATATAa
- the LOC111690707 gene encoding protein SCAI isoform X2, producing the protein MVKMESTEEQDRKLVLEFIHLLEKSKQLFNGLRDLPQYGHRQWQAYFGRTFDVYTKLWKFQQQHRMVLDSKYGLKRWQIGEIASKIGQLYYHYYLRTSETNYLNEAYQFYAAIRGRAYYSRAIKEDRPDLMVKKLRYYARFIVVCLLLKKMKLVRELVTELEKQIQEYTTTYEPEDHLEWSLVLEEIKGFIKAEAAVAVLHADSNPIVLSHRLSPLTTPPCERSPHMTLSLQEILIVGSACEQAKFSELTMDMFRMLQTLEREPTETTHPMSASHGLHGHDASPAASRIPPYGVPGSKGYLENSRHYRDNPHKYLLYKPSISQLLVFLASGFKELPPGGALLLYMSADGCFSTTKHPEDYGYELGGLATSVKRDGVDGGGLACRGKSYKETHCLYPGDLYPFTRRPMFIIIDSDNSFVFQHIPRYFGQPLVVLMSPQDVPPAFQAEVQHHGSLFTLFLHSPLTALCYICNVGDVPIHHWERCQSYVDHFITEASRLVTRCRIDEIDQGYIDSSYVQFFGDDFLRTLILRFVFCDVVLRLHRGFRGRHMRPRCEPPLPSTDLLEHPTLSHIIFQLATALDVRGHFSDGPECD; encoded by the exons ATGGTGAAAATGGAATCCACGGAAGAACAGGATAGAAAGTTGGTCTTAGAGTTTATACATTTGCTGGAAAAATCCAAACAACTATTTAATGGTTTAAG agatttacCCCAGTATGGCCATCGTCAGTGGCAGGCCTATTTTGGTCGCACCTTTGATGTCTACACaaaattatggaaatttcaGCAACAACATCGCATGGTTTTAGATTCAAAATATGGCTTAAAGCGATGGCAAATAGGAGAAATTGCAAGCAAAATTGGACAGCTTTATTATCATTACTA TTTAAGAACCAGTGAAACGAATTACCTGAATGAAGCGTATCAATTTTATGCCGCTATTAGAGGTAGAGCGTATTATTCTCGGGCGATTAAAGAAGATCGACCCGATTTAATGGTGAAAAAGCTGCGTTATTATGCACGTTTTATAgtggtttgtttgttattgaaaaaaatgaaattggtGCGCGAATTGGTAACCGAACTGGAGAAACAAATACAGGAATATACCACCAc TTATGAACCTGAAGATCATTTAGAATGGTCCTTAGTTTTGGAAGAAATCAAAGGTTTTATTAAAGCTGAGGCTGCTGTAGCTGTTCTTCATGCGGATTCCAATCCCATCGTACTCTCACACAG GTTGTCGCCGTTAACGACACCGCCATGTGAAAGATCACCCCATATGACGTTAAGTCTGCAGGAGATACTAATAGTGGGCTCAGCATGTGAACAAGCCAAATTTTCCGAGTTAACAATGGACATGTTTAG AATGTTACAGACCTTAGAACGGGAACCAACTGAAACTACACATCCTATGAGTGCTTCACATGGCCTGCATGGGCACGATGCCAGTCCGGCGGCCAGTCGTATACCACCATATGGTGTTCCAGGTTCCAAGGGTTATTTAGAAAATAGCCGTCATTATCGAGACAAtcctcataaatatttattgtataagCCTTCGATAAGTCAACTTCTGGTATTCTTAGCTAGTGGTTTTAAAGAATTGCCTCCAGGAGGCGCATTACTTTTATACATGTCAGCAGATGGTTGTTTTTCAACCACTAAACATCCAGAAGACT atGGTTATGAATTGGGTGGTTTGGCCACCAGCGTTAAACGTGACGGTGTGGATGGTGGCGGTTTGGCATGTCGAGGGAAATCTTATAAAGAAACGCACTGTTTATATCCCGGCGATTTGTATCCCTTTACCCGTAGACCGATGTTCATTATAATCGATTCGGataattcatttgtttttcAACATATACCACGTTATTTTGGCCAACCTTTAGTTGTTCTTATGTCACCTCAAGATGTACCACCAGCATTTCAAG CTGAAGTCCAGCATCATGGTTCATTGTTTACTCTATTCCTGCATTCTCCTCTTACCGCATTGTGTTACATTTGCAATGTTGGCGATGTGCCCATACATCACTGGGAACGTTGTCAATCGTATGTGGATCATTTTATAACCGAAGCTTCGCGTTTAGTAACAAGATGTCGCATCGATGAAATTGACCAAGGCTATATAG ATTCATCGTATGTTCAATTCTTTGGGGATGATTTTTTACGTACACTTATATTACGTTTTGTATTCTGTGATGTTGTACTACGATTACATCGTGGTTTTCGTGGAAGACATATGAGACCACGTTGCGAACCACCATTGCCATCCACAGATCTACTGGAACATCCCACACTTTCACACATAATATTTCAATTGGCAACAGCGCTTGATGTGCGCGGTCATTTCTCCGATGGACCCGAATGCGACTGA
- the LOC111690707 gene encoding protein SCAI isoform X1 gives MVKMESTEEQDRKLVLEFIHLLEKSKQLFNGLRDLPQYGHRQWQAYFGRTFDVYTKLWKFQQQHRMVLDSKYGLKRWQIGEIASKIGQLYYHYYLRTSETNYLNEAYQFYAAIRGRAYYSRAIKEDRPDLMVKKLRYYARFIVVCLLLKKMKLVRELVTELEKQIQEYTTTYEPEDHLEWSLVLEEIKGFIKAEAAVAVLHADSNPIVLSHSGSGSRLSPLTTPPCERSPHMTLSLQEILIVGSACEQAKFSELTMDMFRMLQTLEREPTETTHPMSASHGLHGHDASPAASRIPPYGVPGSKGYLENSRHYRDNPHKYLLYKPSISQLLVFLASGFKELPPGGALLLYMSADGCFSTTKHPEDYGYELGGLATSVKRDGVDGGGLACRGKSYKETHCLYPGDLYPFTRRPMFIIIDSDNSFVFQHIPRYFGQPLVVLMSPQDVPPAFQAEVQHHGSLFTLFLHSPLTALCYICNVGDVPIHHWERCQSYVDHFITEASRLVTRCRIDEIDQGYIDSSYVQFFGDDFLRTLILRFVFCDVVLRLHRGFRGRHMRPRCEPPLPSTDLLEHPTLSHIIFQLATALDVRGHFSDGPECD, from the exons ATGGTGAAAATGGAATCCACGGAAGAACAGGATAGAAAGTTGGTCTTAGAGTTTATACATTTGCTGGAAAAATCCAAACAACTATTTAATGGTTTAAG agatttacCCCAGTATGGCCATCGTCAGTGGCAGGCCTATTTTGGTCGCACCTTTGATGTCTACACaaaattatggaaatttcaGCAACAACATCGCATGGTTTTAGATTCAAAATATGGCTTAAAGCGATGGCAAATAGGAGAAATTGCAAGCAAAATTGGACAGCTTTATTATCATTACTA TTTAAGAACCAGTGAAACGAATTACCTGAATGAAGCGTATCAATTTTATGCCGCTATTAGAGGTAGAGCGTATTATTCTCGGGCGATTAAAGAAGATCGACCCGATTTAATGGTGAAAAAGCTGCGTTATTATGCACGTTTTATAgtggtttgtttgttattgaaaaaaatgaaattggtGCGCGAATTGGTAACCGAACTGGAGAAACAAATACAGGAATATACCACCAc TTATGAACCTGAAGATCATTTAGAATGGTCCTTAGTTTTGGAAGAAATCAAAGGTTTTATTAAAGCTGAGGCTGCTGTAGCTGTTCTTCATGCGGATTCCAATCCCATCGTACTCTCACACAG TGGTTCCGGTTCTAGGTTGTCGCCGTTAACGACACCGCCATGTGAAAGATCACCCCATATGACGTTAAGTCTGCAGGAGATACTAATAGTGGGCTCAGCATGTGAACAAGCCAAATTTTCCGAGTTAACAATGGACATGTTTAG AATGTTACAGACCTTAGAACGGGAACCAACTGAAACTACACATCCTATGAGTGCTTCACATGGCCTGCATGGGCACGATGCCAGTCCGGCGGCCAGTCGTATACCACCATATGGTGTTCCAGGTTCCAAGGGTTATTTAGAAAATAGCCGTCATTATCGAGACAAtcctcataaatatttattgtataagCCTTCGATAAGTCAACTTCTGGTATTCTTAGCTAGTGGTTTTAAAGAATTGCCTCCAGGAGGCGCATTACTTTTATACATGTCAGCAGATGGTTGTTTTTCAACCACTAAACATCCAGAAGACT atGGTTATGAATTGGGTGGTTTGGCCACCAGCGTTAAACGTGACGGTGTGGATGGTGGCGGTTTGGCATGTCGAGGGAAATCTTATAAAGAAACGCACTGTTTATATCCCGGCGATTTGTATCCCTTTACCCGTAGACCGATGTTCATTATAATCGATTCGGataattcatttgtttttcAACATATACCACGTTATTTTGGCCAACCTTTAGTTGTTCTTATGTCACCTCAAGATGTACCACCAGCATTTCAAG CTGAAGTCCAGCATCATGGTTCATTGTTTACTCTATTCCTGCATTCTCCTCTTACCGCATTGTGTTACATTTGCAATGTTGGCGATGTGCCCATACATCACTGGGAACGTTGTCAATCGTATGTGGATCATTTTATAACCGAAGCTTCGCGTTTAGTAACAAGATGTCGCATCGATGAAATTGACCAAGGCTATATAG ATTCATCGTATGTTCAATTCTTTGGGGATGATTTTTTACGTACACTTATATTACGTTTTGTATTCTGTGATGTTGTACTACGATTACATCGTGGTTTTCGTGGAAGACATATGAGACCACGTTGCGAACCACCATTGCCATCCACAGATCTACTGGAACATCCCACACTTTCACACATAATATTTCAATTGGCAACAGCGCTTGATGTGCGCGGTCATTTCTCCGATGGACCCGAATGCGACTGA